The Seriola aureovittata isolate HTS-2021-v1 ecotype China chromosome 16, ASM2101889v1, whole genome shotgun sequence genomic interval AGGATGGCTGAGACAGAACAAGGAGATGGTGTGAGCAATGAGGGGGAGTCTAGTGTAGACATGTCCAGCAGCAATCCAATTAAAAGAGGAAGGGGGCGACCACAAGGTTCAAAAAAGCTGAAGGTTTGTGTAACAGACGTTAACTTAATGGAGCTGGTTTCAGGCATTTCCAATGGTGGGTCCACACAGccccagagaggaagagggcgtccaaaacacacagtgcaggACGGGTCAGGAGATGTCCATTCTGATAATTCTGTGCAAACACATAGGGGTAAAGGGAGGCCGAAAGGGTCTAAGAAAGAGGCCAGTAATGAAGGCAATCCTGTGACAGACCATTCTCCTAAAAAAAGAGGCAGGCCAAAAAAGTCTGTCAGTACCCCAGAGAAGGTTGCTGCTGAAGATTTGCCAAACGGTGGCTCTAATACTCCTAAAATGGGAAGGGGTCGTCCAAAAGGATCCACAAAGCGCAAATCAGAAAGTTTGTCAAGTGGTGAAGAAGATGAAGGTAGGTCTGTAAAACCCAGGAGAAGAGGTCGACCAAAGGGCTCTCCTAATAAGAAACCCAGACTGAAGGAAGAGGTGAGCAGTGAGGGGGAAGCAGAAGCTGATGGAAGCCCGCCAAAAAGGGAGAGCGGTTGGCTCAGAAAGGTGGAGGCAAATACCAGCGAGACGTTGACACAAGATACATCAAATGGCATCTCAAACATGCCtcggagagggaggggaagaccaagaaaaagttttgaacagaagaaaaaaaaacaaaaactgctcACAGATGGCTCCCAGCATGGTAAGAGGGGAAGAGGTCGACCCAAAGGTTCTTTAAACAAGATGCGCCCTGCATTTAAGTTGGTACAGTACGGCACAGCAAGCCGGCCTCGGAGAGTACATGTCTCACCCCCAAAAGAGAAGCCTGCTCGACCAAAACAGCCAGCCAAAAGGGGAAGGCCAAGGAAGTATCCTCTGCCAGCACCTGAGGATCGGAAAAAGAAGCCGAAAGTATGGAAGCCGCTTGGACGGCCAAGGAAATACCCACGTGTTGATCCACCAGAGGGAGCTCCACCAGCCCCTCACAGAAGGCCTGGTCGGCCTCGCAAGTCTGATTCTAAGAGAGGCGCACACTTACGCAAGAATTGGGATACCACTCCATCCTCACCTCGCAACCCCAATGATGGACCCCCAAGAAAAAGAGGCCGCCCCCCAAGTGCTGCAGGAAGTGGAGATGTCACACCACGGAAAAGAGGCCGCCCTAAAGGTTCtgtcaacaaaaataaagcCAGTAGTGAAACGCAGCTCGACAGCGCACTCCCAAACCATTCAAAAGTAAAGAGCGAGTCATCTGTGGTTGAGGTGAAATTTGAAGGAGAGCCggtagaagaagaggaggagcatgATGTGCAGACGATACCCACCGCCGATGATACTGAAGAAACGTTGATTGAACAGGATGCAAGCTTGGGAGTTGGTAACCAGGCTTGATAAACGATCCCGGTGTGACCAAAAAAGTTGCTGTAGTAGTTGCTGTTGAAAACATAGAATACAATCTTTGTCAATGAAAACAcacgtttttaacattttgtcagTTGAGTAGGCTAGATATTCAGCAGCTCCTCGGTTTTTCTAACTAACTTGttcatcttgttttattgtgcttgattatttttaaaagaaaactatttCTGTCATTTGAGTAAGCAGTACTACTAATAACCTTTTACTTGAACTGGCATGTAGAGTTTATTATTATAGACTGATTGTTCCAGTTTTCATTGAGCTTTCAGATGTAGTGTTTGTCAGTTTAAATGTGCAAGTAAAACAGTTGTTGGGGAATGACTTGCAGGAGAAGAAGTCCAAACAACTgttggagagaggagaaaaaagaagaagaagaaaaaaaacactaacagtGAAAACATAGAGAGCCGAAGTCCTGGCATCAGATCTGTGCTATAACTTCCTTTCCACTAGCTTCTGTAACTCAGTGCAATCTCTCACAGTCTATTTAGCTTCATCTGTCTTTCTAGAAAAAGGAAATCTGTTCCTTGGGTTTACTTTCCATATTCTAGGATAAATTGGCATATCAATATAGAGTGATATGTGATATATGCCAACTGATGTCCAAATGAacacctcctttttttttttttttttaaatgtatgtccccttgattttaaaatattttttacagttttacagtaacAGAGAGGACAAGAATATTGACATATAGATCCTAAAAACTATATTTACTATAGCTAACCTGTATTTGGCATGTCACAagagataaattaaaaaattcacTGACAGGATAACAACTTGGAggaagtttttaatttttttttatttcactgtttcattaaagaggctaaaatgaatattttttataataatagcgtgtgaaatgacaatgtgaaagcaGTTACTTAACCATGCttaacctacagagaattatcacctggaTCTGCAGCTCCCTTTGGCTTTAAAagagctttatagtgagtttcagctcatgtTCTAGTCCAGTTCTGTCCAGTCCTTAAATTTCCTCACCGTCTACGCTCTCATAGCCgagttttcagttgtttttagcAAAAAAGCCACAGCACACGGCCTGCCCTGCACCAAACAGCAAAAAGACACAGTcagtgactagctggtgaacataatgcagcatttagcagc includes:
- the si:ch211-288g17.3 gene encoding chromosomal protein D1 isoform X1 produces the protein MDLCKCVTGPNLTEVVQAEGSGTEEEIRMAETEQGDGVSNEGESSVDMSSSNPIKRGRGRPQGSKKLKVCVTDVNLMELVSGISNGGSTQPQRGRGRPKHTVQDGSGDVHSDNSVQTHRGKGRPKGSKKEASNEGNPVTDHSPKKRGRPKKSVSTPEKVAAEDLPNGGSNTPKMGRGRPKGSTKRKSESLSSGEEDEGRSVKPRRRGRPKGSPNKKPRLKEEVSSEGEAEADGSPPKRESGWLRKVEANTSETLTQDTSNGISNMPRRGRGRPRKSFEQKKKKQKLLTDGSQHGKRGRGRPKGSLNKMRPAFKLVQYGTASRPRRVHVSPPKEKPARPKQPAKRGRPRKYPLPAPEDRKKKPKVWKPLGRPRKYPRVDPPEGAPPAPHRRPGRPRKSDSKRGAHLRKNWDTTPSSPRNPNDGPPRKRGRPPSAAGSGDVTPRKRGRPKGSVNKNKASSETQLDSALPNHSKVKSESSVVEVKFEGEPVEEEEEHDVQTIPTADDTEETLIEQDASLGVGNQA
- the si:ch211-288g17.3 gene encoding chromosomal protein D1 isoform X2, with amino-acid sequence MAETEQGDGVSNEGESSVDMSSSNPIKRGRGRPQGSKKLKVCVTDVNLMELVSGISNGGSTQPQRGRGRPKHTVQDGSGDVHSDNSVQTHRGKGRPKGSKKEASNEGNPVTDHSPKKRGRPKKSVSTPEKVAAEDLPNGGSNTPKMGRGRPKGSTKRKSESLSSGEEDEGRSVKPRRRGRPKGSPNKKPRLKEEVSSEGEAEADGSPPKRESGWLRKVEANTSETLTQDTSNGISNMPRRGRGRPRKSFEQKKKKQKLLTDGSQHGKRGRGRPKGSLNKMRPAFKLVQYGTASRPRRVHVSPPKEKPARPKQPAKRGRPRKYPLPAPEDRKKKPKVWKPLGRPRKYPRVDPPEGAPPAPHRRPGRPRKSDSKRGAHLRKNWDTTPSSPRNPNDGPPRKRGRPPSAAGSGDVTPRKRGRPKGSVNKNKASSETQLDSALPNHSKVKSESSVVEVKFEGEPVEEEEEHDVQTIPTADDTEETLIEQDASLGVGNQA